A window of the Miscanthus floridulus cultivar M001 chromosome 14, ASM1932011v1, whole genome shotgun sequence genome harbors these coding sequences:
- the LOC136504083 gene encoding uncharacterized protein — protein sequence MSNRSTRFTPFFLAYGAEAVLPSDLDHDAPRVKAFDQDQTVEAQQDAVDLLEEDRETPIICFAHYQQTLRRYNERKIRGRILEVGDLVLRRTQSTKEKHKLSSPWEGPYMVTEVIWLGAYWLKDDNGNVLTNTWNIE from the coding sequence aTGTCAAACCGGTCCAcaaggttcacccctttcttcctcgcatATGGAGCCGAAGCAGTATTGCCCTCCGACCTTGATCACGACGCCCCGAGAGTAAAGGCGTTCGACCAAGACCAAACCGTGGAGGCTCAGCAGGATGCGGTTGACCTGCTTGAGGAGGATCGTGAGACGCCCATCATCTGCTTCGCtcattaccagcaaactctccgtaggtacaatgaaagaaaaatcagggggaggatcctcgaggttggTGACCTTGTACTCCGAAGGACCCAGTCAACTaaagagaaacacaaactctcttcaccatgggaaggaccctacatggtGACTGAGGTGATCTGGCTAGGTGCCTACtggctgaaggacgacaatggaaatgttctcaccaacacatggaacatcgaatag
- the LOC136504084 gene encoding uncharacterized protein: MANNHVVSATLVIEREEPACPLKVQRPVYFIGEVLTNTKAQCPQVQKLLYAMLMATRKLLHYFTDHEVMVITSYPLGDIIRNRDAVGRISEWALKLMGHDIRYIPCTAIKSQALANFIAKRTEVQLLPSDVTHKYWTMYFDGSVMAPSSGAGVVLISPDGSRLCYVIRLHFSTSNNTVEYETLINGLRIAIELGATRLYIRGDSKLVVDQVMKESSCKSPLMAAYYQEVRKLKDKF, from the coding sequence atggcaAACAACCACGTTGTGAGTGCCACCCTCGTcattgaaagggaggagccggcaTGCCCCCTAAAAGTTCAACGGCCAGtgtacttcatcggtgaggtactcaccaacaCCAAGGCTCAATGCCCCCAGGTGCAGAAGCTTCTATACGCTATGCTGATGGCAActcggaagctcctgcactacttcaccgaccacgaggtcatggtcatcacctcatacccactgggagacatcatccgcaaccgtgatGCCGTGGGACGAATCTCCGAGTGGGCTCTCAAGCTCATGGGAcatgacattaggtatatcccttGCACTGCTatcaagtctcaggctcttgcCAACTTTATCGCCAAAAGGACAGAAGTCCAGCTTCTGCCCTCGGACGTCACCCacaagtactggacaatgtacttcgatgggtcagtTATGGCACCcagctcaggggctggagtggttctgatctccccggatgggagcaggctctgctaCGTGATCCGTCTCCATTTTTCGACCTCTAACAACACCGTAGAATACGagaccctcatcaacggactacgcatcgccatcgagcttggcgctacACGGCTGTACATCCGCGGTGACTCAaagttggtcgtcgaccaagtcatgaaggagtcctcctgcaagagccctctcatggcagcatactaccaggaggtgcgTAAGCTCAAAGACAAGTTCTAA